The Natronocella acetinitrilica DNA segment AGCTCGGCGGGGATACGATGCGCTCGCTTCAAAGACGACATTGAGTGTTGTTGAACTTTCGCCGGAGCAGAAATGGGCGCTAATCGAGCGGTTCTCAAGCGATGATCCCGCTCTTCGAGAGAAGCTCACCATGGCGGCACGCAACCAAGATGACCATGGCGCGGATATTGACACTTACCTTCAGGATCTAGTGGAACTCGGAGTAATTGACGAAGAGGGCAACCTGCTGTGAGCCCGCTCCGCCCCGCTGAGCAGCTGCTGCAGTCGCTCGGTGTGACCCAGCCCCAAGAGATCGATCTAGAAGCAATCGCATATGATCAAGGAGCGATAGTGAAGTATCGCCCGCTCGAGGGCTGCGAAGCGCGAATCGTTGGTTTCGGCGAAAGGGCGATTATCACAGTAGACAACCGAGCTCTGCCGTCACGAGTTCGATTCTCCACAGCCCACGAGCTTGGGCACTGGCAAAACCACCGTGGCCGCTCCCTAATCTGCAGAGCTGAGGACATTGGCAACGCCCGGCGGCGGGCGCTAGATCCTGAGCGTATCGCAGACAATTATGCTGCGGATTGGACTTCCCCGGGTGTCGTGGACAGTTCTTGAAAGCGGACTCTCGCAGATGCCGGGCGACCGGCGGCTTAGGGTCGGTCAGCGTCCTTTGGCGGCAAAGTGGGTTTAGGTGAGAGGACGTCTGCGAACTGGCGCAGTCTGTCGGCTGTGACGACAAACCCCTGGGCGGCGAGCGTCCCGAGGTATTCGTCAACGGATTTCGGAGGGTTGCGGAGCGCAGCGCGGCGTCGTTTGGGCGTGGTTATACCGCGCCCTCGTGAAGATCGATCTGTTGCTCCACAAACGTGTCCGGGTGAACAGCCTCGATCCCGTACGGCGCGAGAGACGATGCCGGTGCGTATTCCAGTCAAGGGGAACAGGTTGCCTACCGCAACCCCTTGAACCTAGCGGGTCTGACCCTGCCACTGTGATGGCGGCATGTCACTCGCGGTCCTGATCCTGAGGCTCCACATCACTTTGCGAAAGAATCGCGGCTGCTAAAGCACTGGCGGCGGCAATGAAAATCCCCAGCCCTACAAGCACGTACGCAATAGTAAAAAGACGCCCGATGGTTGTCACTGGCGCCAGATCACCATAACCAACCGTTGCAATGGTCATGACTGAAAAATAGAGGGCATCCAGATAGGGCCAGTCTTCGACAATTGCGTAGAACAACGCGGCAAGGCCAATGATCGTGAAGGCAAGGGCCAGCAGCCCCCGAACATATCGGTCGCGGGACGCCGAGCGCAAGCCAAGAAACAGGAGTCGCAACGGGTGACTCATACCGGCTGCCCGGATTGCCCGTCTACCGATTGCTCGGGCTCCGCCGGAAGCCCCTCCGCGGGGCCGGATAAACGCTCACGCATGCTCTGGATCATGACGTAGAAGGCCGGCGTCATCAGCGTTACGAGAATGACCGTAGCCGTGGTCCCGGAAAGCACGGTGATACCGAGACTGATCCGACTGGCGGCGCCGGCCCCGCTGGCCATAACCAGTGGCACAACGCCGAGCATGAACGAGAGCCCGGTCATCAGCACCGCACGAAACCGTTGCACCGCGGCGTCGGCAGCCGCCGTACGGATGGGCCTGCCCTCGCGTCGCAACTGGGCTGCGAACTCCACAATCAGGATGGCCGTCTTGGCCGACATCGCGACCAGGAGCACCAGTCCGATCTGGGCATAAATGTCCAGCGCCTGTCCGGTAGCGCGAAAAGCCAGGAAGGAGCCCAGGAAAGTCAGCGGAACCGATAGTAGGACCGCAAGTGGCAAGGTCCAGCTTTCATACAGGGCCACCAGGAACAGGTAAACGGCAACGATGGCCAGCAAAAAGAGGACAACGATCAGATTCCCGGCTTCCAGCTCCTGCAAGGTCTGGCCAGCCCAGGCAAACGTGTAGCCATCCGGCAGTTCCGTCAGCAGCTCTTCCATTACCCCGACGCTTTCCATGGTTGAGAGGCCAGGAGCAGGCTCACCATTGATCGTGACGCTGCGATTCAAATTGAACCCTTCGATACGCGTTGCGCCCTGAGAGGGCTCAAGACGGGCGATCCCGGCAATGGGCACCATCTCGCCGCGGTTATTGCGAACCTCGAAATGGCGCAAATCCTCTGGTCGGGAACGGTAGGCGCCTTCCGATCCGAGCATGACCCTGTAGGTTCGGCCGAACTGATTGAAATCATTGACATAAAGGCCGCCGAGCTGTGCCTGCAAGGTCAGAAAGACATCGCCGAAATCAACGCCGAGCAACTGCGCCTTGTCGCGGTCGACCTCCAGATCGAACATGGGGACATTGGCGCGAAGGTTGTGTCGCACGCCGACCATCTCTTCGCGCTGGTTGGCCTGTAATACGAGGTTATCAGCCGTCGCCGCCAAATCTTCCGGCGGCACGCCAGCAGAATCCAGCAACCTGAGATCAAACCCGGCCGTCACCCCCAGACCTGGAATGGCAGGCACGTTGAAAGCCATGACGCGAGCTGCCGGAATGGCCCATAGTCGGGCATTGAGTCGTGGAACGACCGCGGCGGGTTGTAGGGATGCCGATTCGCGCTCAGACCAGTCCTTCAGCACTACCACACCAAAGCCCATGTTCGAGCCACTGCCACTGAGCAGCGAGAAACCGCTAACGCTGATGAAGTCGCTAACCGCAGGATCCTGCAACACCTCATCAACAACCTGTTCCATCACCGCAGCGGTTCGGCTGCCCGACGCCGCATCCGGCAACTGCACATCGACAAACAGGAACCCCTGATCCTCTTCTGGCACAAAGCCGGTCGGGGTTGTGGCTGCCAGGTATCCCAGGAGTCCGAGCAGAGCCAGAAAAAGTCCGGCGACGACAAGCATGCGCTTGAGCAATCGGCCGATCAGCCAGCTGTAGCCCGCAGTCAACCGTTGAAGCAACCACTCCACCGGGCTCAGCAGGCGCAACGGCTCAGCTTCCTTGCGCAGCAAAACCGAGCTGAGCGCCGGCGACAGAGTCAGAGCGCAAACCGATGAAATCAGCACTGCAAAGCAGATCGTCACCGCAAACTGTCGGAAAAGCTCGCCGGTGATGCCAGGCAGAAAGGCCACCGGCACGAACACGGCCAACAGCACCAGGGTGGTGGAAATGATCGGCGCGCTGATCTCGCGCATGGCCTGACTTACTGCTTCTCGTACGTCGAGGCCCTTTTCCTTGATCAGGCGGTCGACATTCTCGATCACCACAATGGCGTCATCCACGACAATGCCGATGGCCAGAACCAGCCCGAACAGGGTGATCAGGTTGATCGAGTACCCCATGAGAACCATGAAGGCAAAGGTGCCGATCAGCGAAACCGGAATGGCGACAGCCGGAATCAGCGTCGCGCGCAGGCTCTGCAGGAACAGAAAGACCACGAGCACGACCAGGACCACCGCAACGAATAGTGTGTTGACTACCTCGTTGATGGATTCATCAATGAACCGCGTACTGTCGAACAGAATCCGGTAGCTCAGGCCATCCGGGAAATTCGTCGCGAGGGCCGTCATTTCGTCGCGAACGCGTTCAGCGACATCCAGTGCGTTGGCATCGGGAAGCTGGTAAATGACAAGAAAGGCGGTATCCTGGTCATTGAGCTGCGACGTCGCGGCGTAGGATCGCGCCCCCAGTTCGATCCTGGCAACATCGCCGAGTCGGACGACTCGACCCTCGGGGCTGACGCGCAGCACCGTCTGCCCGAATTCACCGGCTTCGCTCAGACGGCCTTCACTGCGGATATTGAACGTGAAGATCTGTCCCGGGGGCGCGGGCTCCTGGCCAAGCGCCCCTGCCGCAACAATCTGGTTCTGCTCTCGCACCGCAGCGTTGATGTCGGCGACGGTGACGCCAAGCTGGTTCATGCGCCCCGGATCCAACCAGAGACGCATGGCGTACTCACTGGTGCCAAGCACACTGGCCTCGGCCACACCTGGCACTCGGGCGATATTCTCCAGAAGACTGGTGTTGGCGTAGTTACTCAGAAACAGAGCGTCCAGACCGGGGCGCTCGGAAACCAGATTAATCCCCATCAGCATGTTGCCGGCCTGTTTGCGCACCACCACACCCTCACGGCGCACGGGCTCGGGCAACTGGCTTTCGGCTAGCTTGACGCGATTTTGCACATTGACCTGGGCCATGTCCGAATCGGTCCCGGTGGCGAACGTGACCGTAATGCTGGCTGCACCGTCACTGGTCGCAGAGGACTCGATGTAAATCATGCCCTCGACGCCATTGAGACGCTGTTCAATCGGCCGTACCACAGCGTCGGCGACAACCTCCGCGCTGGCCCCGGGATAAACCGCACGCACCTGCACCTGCGGTGGGGCGAGATCGGGGTACATATTGACCGGCAGGACCTGCAGCGCAAGCACTCCGGCCAATGTGATGAGAATCGACAGGACAAAGGCGAACTTTGGCCGGTCGAGGAAGAAAGCGCTCACGGCTGGATCATCTCCCGAGGCGCCAAAAGTCCGGTTTCCGGATCGCGGTCGTAAAAACTTAACTGAGTCGGCATGTCAGGTCGGATTTTCTGCAGGCCTTCCACCACCACCAGATCCCCGACCTGCAATCCGTCCTCGACCTGCCAGGCAGAGCCGTAGCGGGGGCCGAGGGTGAGCTGTCTTTGACTAACTGTGCCGTCTGGTCCAACCTGCATGACGAACGGACCAAGCTGATTACGCTGCACGGCCTGCTCGGGCACCAGCAGACCGGGAGTGGACTCGGACC contains these protein-coding regions:
- a CDS encoding efflux RND transporter permease subunit is translated as MSAFFLDRPKFAFVLSILITLAGVLALQVLPVNMYPDLAPPQVQVRAVYPGASAEVVADAVVRPIEQRLNGVEGMIYIESSATSDGAASITVTFATGTDSDMAQVNVQNRVKLAESQLPEPVRREGVVVRKQAGNMLMGINLVSERPGLDALFLSNYANTSLLENIARVPGVAEASVLGTSEYAMRLWLDPGRMNQLGVTVADINAAVREQNQIVAAGALGQEPAPPGQIFTFNIRSEGRLSEAGEFGQTVLRVSPEGRVVRLGDVARIELGARSYAATSQLNDQDTAFLVIYQLPDANALDVAERVRDEMTALATNFPDGLSYRILFDSTRFIDESINEVVNTLFVAVVLVVLVVFLFLQSLRATLIPAVAIPVSLIGTFAFMVLMGYSINLITLFGLVLAIGIVVDDAIVVIENVDRLIKEKGLDVREAVSQAMREISAPIISTTLVLLAVFVPVAFLPGITGELFRQFAVTICFAVLISSVCALTLSPALSSVLLRKEAEPLRLLSPVEWLLQRLTAGYSWLIGRLLKRMLVVAGLFLALLGLLGYLAATTPTGFVPEEDQGFLFVDVQLPDAASGSRTAAVMEQVVDEVLQDPAVSDFISVSGFSLLSGSGSNMGFGVVVLKDWSERESASLQPAAVVPRLNARLWAIPAARVMAFNVPAIPGLGVTAGFDLRLLDSAGVPPEDLAATADNLVLQANQREEMVGVRHNLRANVPMFDLEVDRDKAQLLGVDFGDVFLTLQAQLGGLYVNDFNQFGRTYRVMLGSEGAYRSRPEDLRHFEVRNNRGEMVPIAGIARLEPSQGATRIEGFNLNRSVTINGEPAPGLSTMESVGVMEELLTELPDGYTFAWAGQTLQELEAGNLIVVLFLLAIVAVYLFLVALYESWTLPLAVLLSVPLTFLGSFLAFRATGQALDIYAQIGLVLLVAMSAKTAILIVEFAAQLRREGRPIRTAAADAAVQRFRAVLMTGLSFMLGVVPLVMASGAGAASRISLGITVLSGTTATVILVTLMTPAFYVMIQSMRERLSGPAEGLPAEPEQSVDGQSGQPV
- a CDS encoding potassium channel family protein, coding for MRLLFLGLRSASRDRYVRGLLALAFTIIGLAALFYAIVEDWPYLDALYFSVMTIATVGYGDLAPVTTIGRLFTIAYVLVGLGIFIAAASALAAAILSQSDVEPQDQDRE